CATTCACCTGCTGAATCAAAATAAACATCCGTTACGGATCCGAACGTTTCGTCTGATCCGGATAAGGAAAAAGATTGAAAATCACGCGTGCGTATCAACATGATGTATTCCTCCTTCGAATACGATGTATTATCATATTTCCGTTCTCGTTCTGTTTGAAACAATGGATGCACGATAGGGCGGAAGGAGGTATCCGCAGCGCCCCTATTCATGTCGGGGCACCTTCCCGCTTCAAGCAGTTTAGATTGACTTTTCATCTATGGGACTATAGAATGAAAACTATTCGGTTTTATAATAGACTAGTCAGTTACAATCCTAAAGAAGTGATAAACGTGAAAGAGCAGATCATGGAAAATGCGTTGCTACGGTTCGCGGTGGATGGTTATTATGCTACGTCCATGCAGCAGATCGCCGAACATTGCGGCATCTCCAAAGCGTCATTATATAAACACTTTTCCTCAAAAGAAGAGCTTTTGCTAGAGGCATTGGAGTATAACCTTGACCAGTGGTTAATGAAAACAACGGACATCAACCTTGATCAATCGTTATCTCCGAAAGAAGAACTGCGACAAAAAATTGTGATTGAACTGGAAGCGATGAAAAATAATCGCTCTTTGTTGCATTCCCTCATGCGCGCTGTTCCTCTCACGAAAAATGCGGAAATGATGCGGATGTTAAAACGGACGAGGGTCGCGTTAATGAATTGGCATCGCGATAGCCTCTTAAATGCGTATGGAGAGTCATTGCATCCGTATCTGTGGGATAGAGTCGCGCTTTTCCAAGGGACGATGCGGGAATATGTTGTACTCATGGGAGATGATCATAAGGCTTTGTCGATACATGACGTAGCAGATTTAATTATCTCGCATCTGGATACGATAATGGCTTCATATCCCACCGCATCACCGGTGCTGACGTCGGAAGTGATGCACGATTATGAAGTGTATCAAAAAGATATGAAACCCGCGGGCGTTCAAGGAGAGATTGATGAAGTCTGCTATCTTCTTCGGGAAAAAGTGAAAAATCATGCCGATACCGGGCAACAGCCCGATATAGACCGCACCCTTGAAACCTTGTACCGGGAAACAGAGGCCGACGCCCCTCGCACATATTTGTTGGATGCCCTGTGCCTCTACTTAGGACAGTGGGTGTCTATTGAAAAGGAAAGAAAAAAACTATACGATTTATTGGAATTGCGAAATCAAGCAAATAGCAATGATAGATAAAAGAAGGTATATAGATGACGACTAGTTCGCAATCGTCTCAAACAAAAAATGTAAAAACAATCGCTGCCATACTGTTGACAGGTGCCTTTATGGCAATCTTGAACCAAACGTTGCTCGCCACTGCTTTGCCGCATATTATGAGCGACTTCGGAATATCCGCCGATTTAGGCCAATGGGTGAACTCGGTTTTTATGCTTGTGAATGGAGTGATGATCCCCGTCACTGCTTTTCTAATAGAAAAGTTTACGACTCGTCGTTTGTTTTTTACCGCGATGGGCTTATTTGCGTTAGGAACGTTGTTATGTGCGCTGGCGCCCACGTACGCAGCGCTCATTTTCGGACGGATTATTCAGGCTGCCGGTGCCGGCATTATGATGCCGCTCATGCAAACGGTACTTCTCCTAGTGTTTCCCGTTGAGCGTAGAGGTTTCGCCATGGGAATGGTCGGCCTGGTTATTGCATTTGCGCCGGCGGTCGGACCGACATTGTCCGGATATCTCATCGAGCACTTCCATTGGTCGATTTTATTTTGGATTATCTTTCCCTTGTCCGTCTTGAATATCATTGTTGCATATAGGGTGTTAAAAAATGTTTCGTTCACACGTGATCCAAAATTGGATATTTTTTCGGTGATTTTATCGACGCTTGGCTTTGGAGGTTTGCTCTATGGATTTAGCTTTGCCGGGACGTATGGTTGGGCAGATCCGAACGTCCTCCTGCCGATGAGCTTAGGTCTTGTCACGCTGGGTCTGTTTGTGTGGCGTCAGCTTATTTTACGACAGCCAATTCTCGAAGTTCGGGTTTTCAAGTATGGTGTATTTACAACGGCAACCATCATCGGCATGATCGTTTTTATGTCCATGATCGGCTCGCAAACAATTCTGCCGATTTATATGCAGGATATGAATGATTTTTCAGCGCTTGAAACCGGGTTGATGCTGTTGCCGGGTGCTGTGGCAATGGGCTTAATGTCGCCAATTACCGGTAGGATTTTTGATAAGTTTGGCGCGCGCAAGTTAGCGATCTTTGGCCTGTTCATCGTTTGCGCCACAACTTTTATGTTTACACAGCTTACTACGACTACATCATTTGCTTATTTGGCGACGGTCAATACGTTTCGAATGTTCGGCATGGCTTTTGTCATGATGCCGGTGACGACAGCAGCGATTAATTCGCTGCCAAATGTATTGATTCCTCATGGAACAGCAATGAATAATACCGCGCGCCAGGTAGCGGGGTCGATCGGAACCGCTGCTCTCGTGACGGTTATGTCGTCAATGGCGTTAGCGCCCGAACAAGCGCCCAGTATGAATGAGGCAATGGTGCACGGGGTGAATATGGCATTTTGGTTGGCTACAATTCTCACGTTTATTGGCTTTATCCTTTCTTTCTTTGTTCCGAAAGGAAAAGGGATGCCTCCGGATACGATTAAGGAATCGAAAGCAATGAGCTATACTGAGGAAAAAAAGCAAAATGAAGCGAGCAGACAAAGAGGGTGATGGGACGCTGTTTAACCTTCAAACGCTTAGCCCTTTGTTGTTTTCTCTTTTGAACCACGAGACCACCAAAAGTAAAAAAGGAATAGGCAAAAAGATAAGCGCGTTGGTATAAAGCATCATAAAATATTCGACACGCAAATGATTATTCGCGATGAAAAGGCTCAAGCCATCGGCGAGCAGCCCCGATCCCCAAAAGATCCCTCGCCTGAACCAATGGTTCTGAGCCTTAAATCTGGAAATAAGTTGGTCGTAACACAAAAGAAAAAATAAGGCGCTTCTGATATAACAGCCAAAAGACATCAAAATCATGCCGTAGATGTCAAAGCGATCGAGAATCCTAACGTAAGGATGCGTACAGTTTCCAAAGCAGGATAGTTGAAACTGTGTCTTCCCCATGCCAAAAACCATCACCGTTCCCGTCAGCACCCATACCGGCTCTCCGGGAAAAACGAAATGTGAACCATGTCTGTGATCGCCGCCGCTGAAAAAGCACTTAAAAACAGAAAGTAAAAAGCGACCACGAGGAAAAGCGTTTTCCTAAAAAGCGACCACGAGGAGAAGCGTTTTCCTAAAAAGCGACCCAGAAGATGGTGGATGATGCTACGAAAATCAAGGTCGTTTGTAGCGCAACCGGTAGATGACGAAGATCAAGCCTATACCGTCGGGAAAGTAACATCGATCAACTGTCACGACCGGCGAGATCACAGGATATGGCGTGTCATCGGTGAACGCGTTTATGTAAACGAGCAGGGCTTCTATATTCTCATTTTCGCTGAGAGGGAATTGAAAAGCATGAATGCTCAACGTTCTATGCTTCCGGGCTGGGCCATCAAATGCTCGCTGTTGATGGAACAGATTGAAAATGTCCCTGCCCGGGCATTACCTTGATGAAAAGTTACAAAATTTTAAGATAAATATAGAAGTGTGGCAACTTACGTCATAAAAACTGGGGGGCAGGATAGGGTTGTTTTTCCGGGGGTCACAAGGAAGGGGTGTGAAAAAGAAAACGACGAACATATCTACAAAGGCCTGCACAGGAAACGGGTCGCCGTGCGAGATGATGGTTATCAGAGGGGAGCCCCCCTCTGGTGGAAGTTTTACTTTACCGGAGATTGTAAAAGTTGCTGCGGTAGTATACGAGGGGGTCTTCATTCTCATCGTCTTTTATTCTGACATCTTTGACTTCACCGATAAAGATCGTATGGTCCCCGGCTTTTACTTCTTGAACGACATCGCAGGCGAGGTGGACAAGGGCGTCGGGCACAACGGGCAAATAATGAAAAGTACGAAAAGCAAACTGTTCTTTTCCTGGCAATTGCTTTGCAAACGTTTTGGATAGCTCCGCTTGAGATGTATCTAAAATGCTCACTGCATATTTTTTAGCATTCAACATTTTTTCGTACATATTCGTTTTATGATCGACAGATACGGCTACCAGTTTCGGGTTCATGGAGACGGACATAAACGCATTGGCCGTCATTCCATGTGGTTTGCCATCATGTTCTGTAGAAAGTATGGTAACGCCTGTCGAAAACTTCCCCATTGCCTGCCGAAATTGTAAATCATCCATGAAAGTTGTCACTCCTCCGGTCTGGTTGCAATCGTAAAAAAAGGCAGGTTTAGGTCATGTTCCCATGCCTTGAAATAAAGTATGAAATGTACATCGTACTAGTGCACACCGACTTGTTTCACTGGGTTCTTCCGGTTAACAATCGTCTGTTACCAATTTACAGATCCAGGTGATCACTTTTTCAGCTGTTCTACACTAGTGGGGTGCTTCAGAAATTCTTTCCCTGCTGGCGGATCTTGAAAAAGGTCTGAGTATTTGAGCAGATACGAACATTGGAGACGCATTCTATCCTCGACACAAACGACGAACCTAGATTGCAATCCTAAACATGTACGGCATCGGCATGGAAGGAGAGCGAAGAGGAGCGAGACTGCCGAAAGAAGGACATCATCGGAATGAAATGAGGCCGAGGCGTGTGCGCAAGTCGAAGTATGCATGGCATCGGCATGGAAAGAGGGCAACGAGGAGGGAATATGTCGAAGGGCAGGAAACATCGGCATAAAAGGAGAGCAACGCTGTGCTGGGAAGCCGAAGCAAGCACGGGAACGTACCAGACCCTTCTATTCATTTGGTTCCTTTCCACTGTTTTTCCACGATTCAATCGTTGCTGTCTCGAAATCTCCTCGATGCCTTTCTTTGTTCTGTTCGCTTCTTGGATCAATACCTCGTGAGACATACCAAAATGTTTGAAGGTTCAACGACGACGTCCATGGCTAGATCAGCCCCAGCGCTTCGCGCATCTCCTACGCCGTATCGTTTATCCGTCGAAAACGCTGCGATATTTAGCCATAAAATTCCTTTTAGAACACGTGCTTCAAACGTTTATATAATTAGAGCAACAATCCCAGGTGATTTTTTAATCGGTTCTATGATGACAAATCAACACGCAGAATATATGTTTGTCCACTTGCTGCTCTGCTTTGAACGCATAGGGAAAGAATTTCTGGTACGTTGTACTAGTATTGCGAGAATCAATTCTTTTAACAACCATCATAACAGCCATTTTTTGAGATTGCTAGTGAAGGGTTTCAGGGGAGCAGTTGATCGCCGATCCATTGTCGAATCACTCGTAAGTTCGGACAAAAGAAAGGGTGGGATCCCAGCATAGCAAAGCAAATATTCACAAGGGTGCCACCCCCCCCCTATACATGTTCGACGACATCCATTTGGCTTTTTTCTTGCAAAAAAGCGCTCGGTTGATTACACTAGATACATAGAAGAACATATGTACGGAAATCTGCAAAGGGGATCTAACATCCGCTAGTTGTTTTTTGAAGTTTCGTCGTCTTCGGAGGAAGGTTTCCATTTTTGTTTAAGGCGACGGTATTTTTCCAGTTCTTCTTCCAGATATGCTTTTTCGTCAACACTTATGCTTCGGTCTTCATAAAACGCTTCTAATGACTGTCCGGGCAGGCTTGGGTTATAAGGGTATATCGTCTCTCCCGTACGCCCGAGCAAATAATCCGTGGATACTTCGAGCAAATCGGCTAGTGCATTGACGGCATCGAGCGATGGTTGTTTCGTACCCCTTTCATAAGCCGTATAGGTGGGCCGTGCCACCCCGATCTTTTCAGCGACATATTGTTGTGTCCAATTACCATATGTTTCTCTTTTCGACTCACGCGTAAATTTTAGACGTTCGGAAAAGAGGTCCATGCATCATTCCCCATTTATCAACGTGGTGATTACATGCCCTCTATTATAGCGGTCAGTTTTTACTCAGAAGGAAAAAGTTCCAAGAAGAATCAAATAAAGAAAAATTGTTCCTTAAGGGAACATTTATGTTGAGAAAAGATTGTTGTACGATGGGAAAGATAGCTACTTGGTTATTTCCGCTACTTGATATAAAAAGCCATTATAAGAACGAAGGAAGTGACAGATCACATGAATTGGGACGAAATGGAACATAAACGAGAACAAGCGAACGAAGATTTTTTATCCGGAAAAATACCTTTAGTTCCGTCTGCTCATGACCCGTTGAGCGCACAGATGATGGAACAAAAAGGGTTTCGAATGGCTTTTCTATCATCCGACGACGTATCAAAATTGTATGGCTACGCCTCTTCTTATACGTTATGTGTGACGGAGATGATTGCTAGCGCCAGGAACATCACACAAGTGAGCGCTTTAGCATTGCTTGTCCAATTGCCCCTTGATGCCCGTTCCTGTCAGCAGATTATTAGACAAGTGTATGAATTACGGCAGTTAGGCATCCGGATGATTCAAATCGATGATGAAAAAATCCCTCTAACCGAGGAGTTGGTCCAAATCATCGTGCAAGTGCACCATTACTTTCCGGAAGTGAAAATAGTCATGGCTATTCGTGCAAATGCTTCGATCACCGGCATCGAGGCGGCGGTAACCAAAGCAAACAAATTGTTGCATGCTGGCGCAGATTTTATCTTGTTTCAGGGCTTGTTCACAGAAGGGGAATATTTATATACTTCACAATATACGAATGGCCCATTGCTTGCTCTGTTAAATAAAAACAACAACGCAGACCTCTCTCACTCAGCGTTGAAAAACATGGGTTATTACGCTGCGGTTTCGCAAGAAGGACATATCCATCAGATGAAAAAGATTTATGCCGAGGCCTATAGTGAAATAGAAAGCTGGAGGTGAGAGATTAGAGGGGACAGGTCGGAGGAAAATTGAATTTGTTTTAATCCTTATCCCCCTTTCCGGTTTCCGATATCTGACTCCCGGGATTACGGGCGTTTACCACCGGGGTAAAACAAGTAGGAGAGGCGAGAACCCTGCTTTTCATTCGTTTTCGTCAACGATCTCATACCCCTCGTGTATATAGATGTCATAATAGGCCATCACGTCTTCTACATATATTTCCGAACGGTTATACATATATAGGGCACTTTCCAGGTCGCCCTCATCTGCGCCGTTGGCTGCTAAAAAATTGGCGGTGGAAAAAATGGCATCTCTTTCATCCCACGGGTCAGCGGTGCCGCTTCCTGTCGCGTCCACCCCATATCCGCCGTTCATCTCAATCCTGTCAGGGTTTTTTAACTCTGCATTGGGGATCTCTCCGGCTCCCACATCCTCGCAAGTGGGATGTGTCCAGCCGTGCCACGTACAAGGCATGAATTGCATATGCCCTTCCGCTCCGACGGGGGAAACCATTGGGTCCATTGTTGAAAATTTCGTTTCGACACGATGAACAGCCGGCAACACCTGCCATGGAATGTTGAACTCTTTAGCGGCAGCCTGATAAATTGAAAAATATTGTTCGGGAATTTCATCGTTGCTGTAGCCGGATAACCCCCCATTCAAAAACCGATCGATTTGTTGCTCGTTAAATGTCTGGGCAATCATAAAGATACCGGCAACGAGGAAAAAGAGGGCAAAAATCGATCCGATACCAACAACACGGTTACGGGCTATGTTTCTTTTGAACTTTTTCGGTATTCTCATCCGGCATGCTCCCTCAGTTGAAAAATTATGATCGTGTACGCTGTTTCTCCTTTATCATACCGGATTTCAAAATGACCATCATCGTTAAACCGGTGCTTTTATATCATTCTTCATGGCGACGTTTGTCACTAAGGTGGCTATTATTTTTCGAAGCAATTTTCATCCATTCATTATGAGATTAACATGAGCACCGATGTTGCCAATGAAGACCATCAATGTTTTGTGAACTGGTAAAAAACGGAGATATCAAAGATGATGTAGAAACGCCAAAATTTCTCTTTCGAAAACCCATGGGCTTCGTCATCGAGAATGAAGTCTTTCCCTTTCCCATCGTTTTCTTATCTAAAATAAATTCTATCACAATGCTTTCGGTGCGTGGGTTTAAATAAGAAAAACGGTGGGAAGGGGACAATATAAGACGATGAAAGGAGAGTTGTAGGATGGCGCCTATCTATCGAACGTTTAAAAATGATGATGAAGCGGTAGCAACGATAGAAAGATTAAAAGGAGAAATACACGAAGATAATATTTATGTTATCACACATGATGACGACCATACGGAGCGGGTGGCCGATCGTACAGACGCAAACACCGTTGGCGTCAGTGAGACAGGATTTGGAGTGTCCGTGAAAAATATATTCCGTAAAAAAGGGGATGAATTGCGGGCAAAATTGGAAGAATTGGATTTTTCCA
The Salicibibacter kimchii DNA segment above includes these coding regions:
- a CDS encoding TetR/AcrR family transcriptional regulator; its protein translation is MKTIRFYNRLVSYNPKEVINVKEQIMENALLRFAVDGYYATSMQQIAEHCGISKASLYKHFSSKEELLLEALEYNLDQWLMKTTDINLDQSLSPKEELRQKIVIELEAMKNNRSLLHSLMRAVPLTKNAEMMRMLKRTRVALMNWHRDSLLNAYGESLHPYLWDRVALFQGTMREYVVLMGDDHKALSIHDVADLIISHLDTIMASYPTASPVLTSEVMHDYEVYQKDMKPAGVQGEIDEVCYLLREKVKNHADTGQQPDIDRTLETLYRETEADAPRTYLLDALCLYLGQWVSIEKERKKLYDLLELRNQANSNDR
- a CDS encoding general stress protein, which codes for MAPIYRTFKNDDEAVATIERLKGEIHEDNIYVITHDDDHTERVADRTDANTVGVSETGFGVSVKNIFRKKGDELRAKLEELDFSTTEAERLEEELDKGVTIITVQDPPSGLSI
- a CDS encoding isocitrate lyase/phosphoenolpyruvate mutase family protein translates to MNWDEMEHKREQANEDFLSGKIPLVPSAHDPLSAQMMEQKGFRMAFLSSDDVSKLYGYASSYTLCVTEMIASARNITQVSALALLVQLPLDARSCQQIIRQVYELRQLGIRMIQIDDEKIPLTEELVQIIVQVHHYFPEVKIVMAIRANASITGIEAAVTKANKLLHAGADFILFQGLFTEGEYLYTSQYTNGPLLALLNKNNNADLSHSALKNMGYYAAVSQEGHIHQMKKIYAEAYSEIESWR
- a CDS encoding helix-turn-helix domain-containing protein, translating into MDLFSERLKFTRESKRETYGNWTQQYVAEKIGVARPTYTAYERGTKQPSLDAVNALADLLEVSTDYLLGRTGETIYPYNPSLPGQSLEAFYEDRSISVDEKAYLEEELEKYRRLKQKWKPSSEDDETSKNN
- a CDS encoding lytic transglycosylase domain-containing protein — translated: MRIPKKFKRNIARNRVVGIGSIFALFFLVAGIFMIAQTFNEQQIDRFLNGGLSGYSNDEIPEQYFSIYQAAAKEFNIPWQVLPAVHRVETKFSTMDPMVSPVGAEGHMQFMPCTWHGWTHPTCEDVGAGEIPNAELKNPDRIEMNGGYGVDATGSGTADPWDERDAIFSTANFLAANGADEGDLESALYMYNRSEIYVEDVMAYYDIYIHEGYEIVDENE
- a CDS encoding MDR family MFS transporter produces the protein MTTSSQSSQTKNVKTIAAILLTGAFMAILNQTLLATALPHIMSDFGISADLGQWVNSVFMLVNGVMIPVTAFLIEKFTTRRLFFTAMGLFALGTLLCALAPTYAALIFGRIIQAAGAGIMMPLMQTVLLLVFPVERRGFAMGMVGLVIAFAPAVGPTLSGYLIEHFHWSILFWIIFPLSVLNIIVAYRVLKNVSFTRDPKLDIFSVILSTLGFGGLLYGFSFAGTYGWADPNVLLPMSLGLVTLGLFVWRQLILRQPILEVRVFKYGVFTTATIIGMIVFMSMIGSQTILPIYMQDMNDFSALETGLMLLPGAVAMGLMSPITGRIFDKFGARKLAIFGLFIVCATTFMFTQLTTTTSFAYLATVNTFRMFGMAFVMMPVTTAAINSLPNVLIPHGTAMNNTARQVAGSIGTAALVTVMSSMALAPEQAPSMNEAMVHGVNMAFWLATILTFIGFILSFFVPKGKGMPPDTIKESKAMSYTEEKKQNEASRQRG
- a CDS encoding flavin reductase family protein; translation: MDDLQFRQAMGKFSTGVTILSTEHDGKPHGMTANAFMSVSMNPKLVAVSVDHKTNMYEKMLNAKKYAVSILDTSQAELSKTFAKQLPGKEQFAFRTFHYLPVVPDALVHLACDVVQEVKAGDHTIFIGEVKDVRIKDDENEDPLVYYRSNFYNLR